The genomic segment ACCCGAAGCTGGCGGCGATGCCGCGCTCCTCGTCGTTGTGAATGGCGCTGGAGACGGGTGACTCGCTTTCCAAGGCCTCGCGCACGCGCTTCATCATGGCCAGCTCGCGCAGCTCCGCGTCGCGCGTCTTGGTCGGCTTCTGCACGCTCTTTTCGAGTTTTTCGATTCGATTCGTCACCTGCTCCAAGTCGGCGAAGATCAGCTCGGCGTGCAACTCGTCCACGTCGGCGCGAGGATCGACCCGGCCGCGATAGGACGCAACGTTCGGCGATTCGTAACCGCGCACGACGGCCACGATGCCATCGCACTTGCGGACGCTTTGCATGGCCTTGCGAAACTCCGCCACGCCTCCGGCATCGGCGAGGGAGAAACCTGGAATATCCAGGAACTCGAGGTGCGCCGGCGTGTATTTCTTGGGCTTGTAAACCTCGGCGAGGTAGTCCAAACGCTTGTCGGGGACCGGCACGGATGCGAGGCGCTCGGCCGGCGCGTGACCGGTGTCATACGGCTGGCCCGTGATCGCGGAGAAAAGCGTTGACTTGCCCGATTGCATCGGGCCGATGAGAGCAAACTTCATGGTGCGTACTCGGTGCGAGAAACTCGTCAGGGGGTGTCGTCGCGCTCGGCGGATTTCACGATTTCGTTCAGCGAGGCATCCGCCAACCAGAGAATTTTCACTTGCTGCCCGTCGTACATCAGCACGTTCCGACAAGCCCGCGGGATCGACGCATGGGGCGTTGCACAGACCGCCATGGGAACCGGCTCGCCCGCGATCGGCGCGGTGTGCCAGTTGCGAACAATGAGATTGTAATGCTGCGAGGTGATCATTTCGCCGCCGGGCGGCGGGAGCCGCCGCCATTCCTCCTCGAGCAGCTCCCTGGGCAGCTTCGCCAAGTCGCGCCGGAGTGCTTCACGAAAGTAAGCCCTCATCGATTGCTCGCATACGTGTTGATGCTGCTGACCCCGCTGCCAGAGGATGATGAGCACGATGCCGGCCATGCCCAGCGCGAGCCACGCCATGCGCCGCCAGAACACCATCTTGCGTCGCAGGCTCCTCGCCTCTGACACCATGTCCATCGAATCGCTCTTCAACCCGCCTGCATTCGCAGGACCGGACTCCGTCATGCGCGTGCTCACTGAACGATGAAGCAATCCCGGATCGAACCACCCGTCCGCTCGTCGTCCGGACAAGTCTAACACCCCCACCGCTCCCCGCATACCTGCCTACCCCCCCCGCGAATTCCTTCGGCTGCGGCTACGATATGGCCATGTCTGCCGCTTCCCCACCGCTTGGTCTCCACACTCGCCGTACCGGGTGCATTCTTGGCACGGCGGGCCATATCGACCATGGCAAGTCGTCGCTCGTGCAAGCGCTGACCGGGACCAATCCGGACCGGTTGCCGGAGGAGCAGGCGCGCGGCATGACGATCGAGTTGGGCTTCGCACAGTTGAGCTTGTCACGGGATGACGGCGCGGCGTGTCCCATGTCGGTCGGCATCGTCGATGTCCCCGGACACGAACGGTTTGTCCGCACGATGGTCGCCGGGGCGACGGGCATCGACTTGGCGATGCTGGTGGTCGCGGCGGACGACGGGGTCATGCCGCAGACGCGCGAGCACGTGGAGATTCTTGATCTGCTGGGCATCGTGCGCGGCGTGATCGCGATCACGAAAGCCGACCTCGTCCGGGAGGATCGAATCGAGATCGTCCGCGAACAGATCGCCAAGCTGGTATCGGGGCTGCCGCTGGCGGAGTGGCCGGTCGTGGTGGTATCGGCACGCAGCGGACGGGGTCTGGATGCGATTCGCCGGACAATTGCCGAGCTCGCGGGCGAGTTGCCGGATCGCTCCGCGGGAGATGTATTCCGTCTGGCGATTGATCGCGTGTTCGCCGTTCATGGCCGGGGCACGGTCGTGACGGGATCGGTGTTGTGCGGTCAGGCAACGACGCAGTCGACGCTGGAACTGCTGCCGGCCCGCGTCACCTGCCGAGTACGCGAGTTGCAGAGCCACGGCACCGCGGCGACGCGAGTCGGGGGCGGACAGCGGGCGGCGCTCAACCTGACCGGCATTGATCGCGAGCCGATCGAGCGCGGCATGGAGCTGGCGACGCCGGGTTATCTCACACCGACGCGGTACGTGGACGCGCGCGTGCGATTGCTGCGTCGCGGCGAGCGGTCCTTTCGCTCGCACCAACGCGTTCGCGTCTGCATGGGCACATGCGAAACGCTGGCCATGCTCGTTGTGATCGGCGCACGAGAAATCGAACCCGGCGGCGACGCCCTTGTGCAACTGCGGTTCGCCGATCCGGTCGTCTGCGCCCACGGTCAGCGTTTCATCCTCCGCAATGAGACGGCCCAAGTTACACTCGGCGGCGGCGCGGTCATCCGGCCGGTTTCACAGCGATTACGACGCGCCCAGCCGGATGTCGCGGCGTCTCTGGAGCGCTCCGAGTCAGCCGATGCGCAGGTTCGCCTCGAAGAGGCGTTGCGGGTCGCGGGATTCGAATCGGCCACGCCGGCCGGACTCGCCTGCGCGGCGAGCTGCATGATCGGCGAGGTGTCGCCGATGCTGAACGCCCTGCGTGATCGCGGCGTGCTCGTTCGCGTCACGCCGGCGTGCGAAGTGCATCGTGACGCGATGGCGGCACTGGAGAATCGCGCAATGGCCATGCTGTCCCG from the Planctomycetia bacterium genome contains:
- the ychF gene encoding redox-regulated ATPase YchF → MKFALIGPMQSGKSTLFSAITGQPYDTGHAPAERLASVPVPDKRLDYLAEVYKPKKYTPAHLEFLDIPGFSLADAGGVAEFRKAMQSVRKCDGIVAVVRGYESPNVASYRGRVDPRADVDELHAELIFADLEQVTNRIEKLEKSVQKPTKTRDAELRELAMMKRVREALESESPVSSAIHNDEERGIAASFGFLTLKPVIVVVNVGEAEVGNPPPFEHPHARATIALAAEIEMEVSQLEPADRAAFLADLGIAEPAQARLIRACYDAVGLISFLTCGEDEVRAWTITKGTTAVDAAGKIHSDIQRGFIRAETVSYADFEAHKDMKGVKAANKVRLEPKHYVVLDGDIINFRFNV
- the selB gene encoding selenocysteine-specific translation elongation factor, with the protein product MSAASPPLGLHTRRTGCILGTAGHIDHGKSSLVQALTGTNPDRLPEEQARGMTIELGFAQLSLSRDDGAACPMSVGIVDVPGHERFVRTMVAGATGIDLAMLVVAADDGVMPQTREHVEILDLLGIVRGVIAITKADLVREDRIEIVREQIAKLVSGLPLAEWPVVVVSARSGRGLDAIRRTIAELAGELPDRSAGDVFRLAIDRVFAVHGRGTVVTGSVLCGQATTQSTLELLPARVTCRVRELQSHGTAATRVGGGQRAALNLTGIDREPIERGMELATPGYLTPTRYVDARVRLLRRGERSFRSHQRVRVCMGTCETLAMLVVIGAREIEPGGDALVQLRFADPVVCAHGQRFILRNETAQVTLGGGAVIRPVSQRLRRAQPDVAASLERSESADAQVRLEEALRVAGFESATPAGLACAASCMIGEVSPMLNALRDRGVLVRVTPACEVHRDAMAALENRAMAMLSRHHAANPAQPGLLRDRFVTWLEKRSGAGIGRAVAARLEQTGRIVARGPYVADRAFQGAASAEDAARLERIVEEITAAGFDPPVWSSLRALTGVSRPRNRALEELARCDARLVLMAPQQFIAASVLARFEKAVRELGAGGRRFTLAQVRDALGLSRRVVQPVLEHLDRARVTRRVGDERVLVEGEQ